In Gimesia chilikensis, the following proteins share a genomic window:
- a CDS encoding succinylglutamate desuccinylase/aspartoacylase family protein, which translates to MSSLPPIESTVISGQQPGPHLLILGGVHGDEYEPMAAIRKLITMIKPAEFSGKVTLVPVLNQPAYERCQRCGPDDLDLARTFPGAPDGSITEQIAHQATQLIQTADYLIDLHTGGVISDLAPFSGYCLHSDPAILKTQRTMARAFGIPVVWGTTATLEGRSLSAARDANVPAIYAEWGGGSQCNATAVSGYATGCLQVMSALGMRDQPIPDQPIQYEIEDNRDQSGHLQLHNNAPVSGFFEPAIQLMDTVQAGDALGTICSPLGDKITSIKASQTGVVLGIRTLPYVKQNEWLVVILETDHSVS; encoded by the coding sequence ATGTCGAGTTTGCCCCCCATTGAATCGACTGTCATTTCAGGCCAGCAACCCGGACCGCATCTGCTGATCCTCGGCGGCGTACACGGCGATGAATACGAACCCATGGCCGCCATTCGCAAACTGATCACCATGATCAAACCCGCTGAATTCAGTGGCAAAGTCACGCTGGTGCCGGTGCTGAATCAACCCGCATACGAACGCTGTCAGCGCTGTGGTCCGGATGATCTGGATCTGGCCCGCACCTTTCCCGGCGCACCCGACGGTTCCATCACCGAACAGATTGCCCATCAGGCCACACAGCTGATTCAGACAGCCGATTATCTGATCGACCTGCACACGGGAGGCGTGATTTCTGACCTGGCCCCCTTCTCCGGCTACTGTCTGCACTCCGATCCAGCCATCCTGAAAACACAACGCACGATGGCCCGCGCTTTCGGAATCCCCGTTGTCTGGGGCACAACCGCCACGCTGGAAGGACGCTCCCTGTCTGCCGCCCGCGACGCGAATGTGCCTGCAATCTACGCCGAATGGGGAGGCGGCAGCCAGTGCAACGCCACCGCCGTCTCCGGTTATGCCACAGGCTGTCTACAAGTAATGTCTGCCCTCGGCATGCGGGACCAACCCATCCCCGATCAGCCAATCCAGTACGAGATCGAAGACAACCGCGATCAGAGTGGCCACTTGCAACTGCATAACAATGCCCCCGTGTCGGGCTTTTTTGAACCAGCGATCCAGCTAATGGATACCGTTCAGGCAGGAGACGCCCTGGGAACCATCTGCTCGCCACTGGGAGATAAAATCACCAGCATCAAAGCCAGTCAGACCGGCGTGGTTCTGGGAATCCGCACGCTCCCCTATGTGAAGCAGAACGAATGGCTGGTGGTAATCCTCGAAACCGATCACAGCGTCAGTTGA
- a CDS encoding SDR family NAD(P)-dependent oxidoreductase — protein MNPQPVAMITGAAGGIGGETAVRFAERGYDCVLLALPSEDLSPITKRIEDAGRQYMICTGDLADLEYAESAVEQCIAAWGRIDVLVNNAAWREITTMRKIELASWEQTLRVCLTAPAFLSRWCAAHMEARGEGVIINVSSIQSQMAAGISPAYVAAKGALDSLTYELATLYGPAGIRVLSVNPGAIDTAMGQDIAVDQQATAIKIRQASEDMIPLRRWAHPREIAHSIVMLAGEDASYLTGTSVTIDGGWKQQCSPYSVKQLQIPDQFPEA, from the coding sequence ATGAACCCGCAACCGGTTGCCATGATCACAGGAGCCGCGGGAGGCATCGGCGGCGAGACCGCCGTCCGCTTTGCCGAACGGGGCTATGACTGCGTCCTGCTCGCCCTCCCCTCGGAGGACCTCAGCCCCATCACCAAACGCATCGAAGACGCAGGCCGTCAGTATATGATCTGCACCGGTGATCTCGCGGATCTGGAGTATGCAGAATCGGCCGTCGAACAATGTATCGCCGCCTGGGGACGCATCGATGTCCTGGTCAATAATGCCGCCTGGCGCGAAATCACCACCATGCGAAAGATTGAACTCGCCAGCTGGGAACAGACCCTGCGTGTCTGCCTGACCGCCCCCGCGTTTCTCTCACGGTGGTGTGCAGCCCACATGGAAGCCCGCGGAGAGGGAGTAATCATCAACGTCTCCAGCATCCAGTCTCAGATGGCAGCCGGGATCAGTCCGGCTTACGTCGCAGCCAAAGGGGCCCTCGATTCGTTGACCTACGAACTGGCCACGCTCTATGGCCCTGCAGGCATTCGGGTGCTCAGCGTCAATCCCGGCGCGATCGACACCGCGATGGGACAGGATATCGCCGTTGACCAGCAGGCCACCGCCATAAAAATCCGCCAGGCTTCCGAAGACATGATTCCTTTACGACGCTGGGCACATCCGCGAGAAATCGCCCACAGCATTGTCATGCTGGCCGGAGAAGACGCCAGCTATCTCACCGGAACCTCCGTCACCATCGACGGCGGCTGGAAACAGCAGTGCTCTCCTTACTCGGTAAAGCAGCTGCAAATCCCCGATCAGTTCCCGGAAGCTTAG
- a CDS encoding mechanosensitive ion channel family protein, with the protein MWSILAQKTSTVSEDPVTKANELWHTVKTFLATQGLQFAINVVVALAIFVVGKWIANILSRFCNRLMKQAKVDETLARFLSNIVYSILLVIVVLAALSELGINTTSLAAVLAAAGFAVGMAFQGTLSNFSSGVMLILFKPFRVGDYIEAAGTAGVVEEIQIFTTSMRTGDNIAIVVPNSHITSGNIRNFSIKENRRIDLVIGCGYDDDLKAVKAFLEEVVNGDERVLADPAPVIAVNELADSSVNFVVRPWVKNADYWATRWDLTERIKLGFDERGFTIPYPSRDVHLYNESAVSAES; encoded by the coding sequence ATGTGGTCAATCCTGGCTCAGAAAACGTCGACGGTTTCCGAAGATCCTGTGACAAAGGCAAATGAACTCTGGCATACAGTCAAAACATTCCTGGCGACCCAGGGGCTGCAGTTCGCCATTAATGTGGTTGTGGCGCTGGCGATCTTTGTGGTCGGGAAATGGATTGCCAACATCTTGAGCCGGTTCTGTAATCGTCTGATGAAGCAGGCGAAGGTCGATGAGACACTGGCCCGGTTTCTGTCGAATATCGTTTACTCGATTCTGCTGGTCATCGTTGTTCTGGCGGCGCTGTCGGAGCTGGGGATTAACACGACCTCTCTGGCAGCGGTTCTGGCTGCAGCCGGTTTTGCGGTAGGGATGGCCTTCCAGGGAACGTTGAGTAATTTTTCTTCGGGTGTGATGCTGATCCTGTTTAAGCCGTTTCGGGTGGGGGATTACATTGAAGCGGCCGGGACGGCGGGCGTGGTCGAGGAGATTCAGATCTTTACCACATCGATGCGCACCGGGGATAACATTGCGATTGTTGTGCCCAACAGTCATATCACGTCTGGCAACATTCGCAACTTCTCCATCAAGGAGAATCGCCGCATCGATCTGGTGATCGGGTGCGGCTATGACGATGACCTCAAAGCGGTCAAAGCCTTTCTGGAAGAAGTCGTGAACGGGGATGAGCGGGTTCTGGCTGATCCTGCACCGGTGATTGCCGTCAATGAACTGGCTGACAGCAGTGTCAATTTCGTCGTGCGTCCCTGGGTTAAAAATGCCGACTACTGGGCCACTCGCTGGGATCTGACCGAGCGGATCAAGCTCGGCTTCGATGAGCGTGGCTTTACGATTCCTTATCCCAGCCGGGATGTGCATCTTTACAATGAGAGTGCCGTCAGCGCAGAGTCGTGA
- a CDS encoding peptidylprolyl isomerase, translating to MSSPRRHSFTYLLCLALLGLSAGQPLRAAAVEEVLATVNGQPVTEGDLSFALLSRGITDAPPALRQQLLEQLVNQRLIQEFLKVQKIEVPPKQLDESVVKVENFIRKKGDNPQQVLTKMGFTPEKLRAAIALPLAWNLYARQEISPEKMQAYFNAHREELDGTRVEASQILLKLSSNASPTEIDQAKQKLIDLRKQIQSGKLSFAEAAAQYSQAPSKTEGGKLVTSAYRGKMPLVFTSQVFPLKEGEISEPFQSPFGMHLITLNKKHPGQFSLEDVRGELFQTLSRELYDQTLQKLRSTAKIEWKTEPKS from the coding sequence ATGTCATCGCCGCGCCGTCACTCTTTCACATACCTCCTCTGCCTGGCTCTTCTGGGCCTCTCCGCAGGACAACCGCTTCGCGCTGCAGCAGTCGAAGAGGTACTCGCGACCGTCAATGGCCAGCCAGTGACCGAGGGCGACCTCTCATTTGCCCTGCTCTCACGTGGCATCACCGACGCACCGCCGGCTCTCCGTCAGCAACTGCTGGAGCAGCTGGTCAATCAACGGCTGATCCAGGAATTTCTGAAAGTGCAGAAAATCGAAGTCCCGCCGAAACAGTTGGATGAAAGTGTCGTCAAAGTCGAGAACTTCATCCGCAAGAAAGGCGATAATCCCCAGCAGGTACTCACGAAAATGGGCTTCACCCCCGAGAAGCTCCGCGCCGCGATCGCTCTGCCGCTGGCCTGGAATCTCTATGCCCGTCAGGAAATTTCGCCGGAGAAAATGCAGGCCTATTTCAACGCTCATCGTGAAGAGCTGGATGGCACCCGCGTCGAAGCCAGTCAGATTCTTCTGAAACTTTCTTCTAACGCGTCCCCAACAGAAATCGATCAAGCGAAACAGAAGTTGATTGATCTGCGGAAGCAAATCCAGTCCGGCAAGCTGAGCTTTGCCGAAGCCGCCGCCCAGTATTCGCAGGCCCCCAGCAAAACAGAGGGAGGCAAACTGGTCACCTCCGCGTATCGGGGAAAAATGCCGCTGGTCTTCACCAGCCAGGTCTTCCCCCTTAAAGAAGGTGAAATCAGTGAACCCTTCCAGTCCCCCTTTGGCATGCACCTCATCACGCTGAATAAGAAACACCCTGGCCAGTTCAGTCTCGAAGATGTGCGCGGCGAACTCTTTCAGACGCTCTCCCGCGAACTCTACGATCAGACGCTGCAGAAACTGCGGTCCACGGCCAAAATTGAATGGAAGACCGAACCAAAATCCTGA